The sequence GATATCGCTCGCGTTGAGGAGCGAGACGTAGTCGGCATCGTCCAGTCGCCCAAGGAAACGGACGGGGAGTGACCGGGCCCGCGTCCCGAGGCCCTGGCGCATCTGTCCGTCGCCGACGAAGGCAAACTTGCCGTCGGGGTGCTCCCGGAGGAGGCCTGGAGCCGCATCTACCAGCATATCAGGCCCCTTCTGCCATGCAAGCCTCCCGACAAAGAGTATCAGCGGGGAGTCCGGGTCAAAGCCGTAGCGTCGTTTAACCTCCTCGGGATCGACGTCTGCCTGGTAGTGGTCGGGCACGATGCCGTTTGGGACAACATCGATCTTCCAGTCGGGGATATCATAGAGTTTCATGGCCTCCCGGCGGAGTGTCGAGGAGACTGCTGTTATGCGTTTCGCGATCAATCCCCCGTAGCGTTCAATCCCCGATATCTCAGGGAATGGCCACCCGCTGCTGAAGGCGTTCCCGTTCCTCCCAAACTCAGTCGAGTGATAGGTGAAGATGGTCTCACGGTCCCGGAGCCGGTGGAGTGCGTCGACCACATGCCAGTCATGGAAGTGCAGGAAGTCAAACGAAGGCGCATCAAACCCCCTGAACCGGTCGATCATCCTCCTGCTCATATCGGAACAGTACTGGACGATGTCCGCTCCTGCCGGCCGGCAGTAGTGATACCGGACACCGTTAATCTCGGTGTCCCTGCCCTCTCCCCGGGTGAAGTAATGCACTTCGTGGTGACGTGCCAGCGTCTCGGCGAGGTTTGTCGCCGCATTCGCGAGTCCGCCGACACGCTCCGCATACAGTGACTCCCAGCAAAAAAATGCTATTTTCAGACTTTCCATGGTATTCCTCATCGTAAATTATCCGGGCATCATCCGTCCGTACAGGAGGTCCGGAGCGGCCTGGATCACCTTCGCCCCCGCACCAGAAACCCGGTATATTCTCCTGCCGACCTCGGGGGTACGAGGACCCCCTCCTGATGAAACGTTGATGGATATCAGGCTGGCCAGCCTGCAGCCAGTGCGCTTCATATCCACTCAAAGTTGATATATCTTTCCCGGATTCCCAAAATAGTCTAGGGAGAGGTGTTTCCGGGATCTGGTGGACACGATCAGGGGGAGAGCGATTCTTTCAGGCGCTTCTCCAGGTGGTCACCATGCGAGCCCATCCAGTAGAGTTTCCGACAGGCCGGGCACCAGGAGAACTCCTTTCCCCTGGCTGACCTGGGGGCGTAGCGTGCCTCCTGGATCTCCCGCATGGTAGCCGGCCGGAGGCGCGTATTGCAGAGCGAACAACGGCTCATCCTGATCCCGGGCTCGATGAGCCCGAGGCCGGCGCAACCTGCCTGACCTGCTCCATGACGTCTTCGGATGCGATGTAGACCGCCTGTGCACCGCCCCGGCGTGCGAGTTCGCGGTCCCGGGTCAGGAGGATCCGGTCATCCTTTGAGGCGATATCGAGAAGAAGCGTATCTTCCCGGGTGTTGCCTGGGGAGAGGCTGTTTGCGCTCATCGTGTCATACCCCATAAACCGGAGGTATCGGGTGAGCGTCCCGAGCATCCTGTCGGTCAGGAACCGCCGCGGGCTCTGTTCAGTCGATCTTGGAGACATACGCGATGCGCCCACCGCACTCCGTACAGGTATGGTCTTTAAGCCCCCGCATCCGGACCCCAAACCCCGACCGCTCGATGACGAGGTTGCCGCAGGCGGGGCAGTAGGTGCTCTCGTAGGGGTGGTTGAAGACATTGCCCAGGTAGGGGTAGTGGATCCCGAGGTCTTTTGCACGCTCGTAGATCTTCTCAAGTGTCCTGGTCTCAGTCGGCCTTACCTCCCGCATCTTATAGTCGGGATGGAACCGGGTGAAGTGCATCGGGGTATCGGGCCCGAGGTTTTCGAGCACCCACCTGATGAGCGCTTCCATCTCTTCCATGGAATCGTTCTGCCCCGGGATGACCAGTGTGACCGTCTCGATGTGCAGCCCGAGTTCTTTTGCGAGGACCGTCGCGTCGAGGACCGGCTGCAACCGCCCCCCGCAGACCTTCCGGTAGAAGGTGTCTGAGAACGATTTGATGTCGACGCGGAACGCGCTCAGCATCGACGAGATCTCGCGGAGCCCTTCCTCGGTGATGTAGCCGTTTGTGACATAGATGGTCCCGAGGTTCTTTTCGCGCGCGAGCGTCCCCATCGCAAGCGGGTACTCGTGCCAGATGGTGGGTTCGTTGTAAGTCCAGGCGATACTCGCGGATCCTGACGCCAGCGCCCGTTCCACGCCCTGCTCCGGGCTCCGGTCCCGGAGCGCCTGCGTCTCCAGCGCCTGCTGGGAGATGTGCCAGTTCTGACAGTGCGCGCAGTGGAAGTTGCACCCGATGGACCCAAGCGAGTATGAGAGCGTTCCAGGGAGGAAATGGAAGAGCGGCTTCTTCTCGATGGGATCGACTGCTTCGGCGGCAACCTTTCCGAAGGTTGCGGCATAGAGCGTACCGCTGCGGTTGATGCGGACGCCGCAGACCCCCTGCTTTCCCTCCCGTATGGTGCACCGGTGGGAACAGAGCGAGCAGCGGACGGTGTTATCTTCCAGTTTCTGATAGAGTCGCGCTTCGTGCATATGACCACCGCATGAGAATGAGGGGGTATGAGGTATGTATCTTGCGGGGCTCGCGGGCGGCGTGAGCGGGAAGTCCCGCGCCGGTGGGGGTAGGTAGTTCACCACTGTGGTGCAAGGCCGGGCTACCGCCCGTCTCTCTCCTCGCCTTCTTCGTCGTACTCGATGACCAGCGCTCCTCGGTATCCGCAGCGCTTGCACTGGTAGATCCGGCCGGTGTATCCGCCGGTAATCATCCAGACTTCTGTGGAGTTGCATACAGGGCAGTGCAGCATCTTCAACAGGTATATGAGTGGCATCAGGGATAATAATAGGGTGGAATGAAGAAGATCGTCATATCCCTGGGCGGCTCGGTTCTGGTCCCTTCGCTTGAATCGAACAATATCAGCCGGTATGTCTCTGTCCTGAAGCGGATTGCCGAAAGGTGCCAGATTTTTATCGTTGTCGGCGGCGGCGGGGAGGCACGCCGGTACATCAGGGTCGCCCGCGACCTCAGCGCCGGTGAGGCGGCGGCTGATGAACTCGGGATCATGGTAACAAGGCTGAACGCGCGCCTCCTCTTGGCCGGACTTGGGGATGCGGCCTACCCCCGCGTTGCGGAGAACTACACGGAGGCACGGGAGTTTGCAGAGACTAAAAAGATCGTTGTCATGGGCGGCATCACTCCTGCGCAGACGACCGACGCGGTATCCGCGGTCCTCGCCGAGAGCGTCGGTGCCGATCTCCTGATCAACGCCACGTCGGTTGACGGCATCTACAGCGCCGACC is a genomic window of Methanoculleus bourgensis MS2 containing:
- a CDS encoding glycosyltransferase family 4 protein; amino-acid sequence: MESLKIAFFCWESLYAERVGGLANAATNLAETLARHHEVHYFTRGEGRDTEINGVRYHYCRPAGADIVQYCSDMSRRMIDRFRGFDAPSFDFLHFHDWHVVDALHRLRDRETIFTYHSTEFGRNGNAFSSGWPFPEISGIERYGGLIAKRITAVSSTLRREAMKLYDIPDWKIDVVPNGIVPDHYQADVDPEEVKRRYGFDPDSPLILFVGRLAWQKGPDMLVDAAPGLLREHPDGKFAFVGDGQMRQGLGTRARSLPVRFLGRLDDADYVSLLNASDIVAIPSRNEPFGLVLLEAWSAGRCVVASDVGGLSENIEHGTDGVKVQPHPDSIAKGLSVVADSPGRSHCMGRKGLEKVKGCFQWSRIAERMEDSYRKAANHDTILC
- a CDS encoding Mut7-C RNAse domain-containing protein, giving the protein MSRCSLCNTRLRPATMREIQEARYAPRSARGKEFSWCPACRKLYWMGSHGDHLEKRLKESLSP
- a CDS encoding Mut7-C RNAse domain-containing protein; its protein translation is MSPRSTEQSPRRFLTDRMLGTLTRYLRFMGYDTMSANSLSPGNTREDTLLLDIASKDDRILLTRDRELARRGGAQAVYIASEDVMEQVRQVAPASGSSSPGSG
- the amrS gene encoding AmmeMemoRadiSam system radical SAM enzyme, with the translated sequence MHEARLYQKLEDNTVRCSLCSHRCTIREGKQGVCGVRINRSGTLYAATFGKVAAEAVDPIEKKPLFHFLPGTLSYSLGSIGCNFHCAHCQNWHISQQALETQALRDRSPEQGVERALASGSASIAWTYNEPTIWHEYPLAMGTLAREKNLGTIYVTNGYITEEGLREISSMLSAFRVDIKSFSDTFYRKVCGGRLQPVLDATVLAKELGLHIETVTLVIPGQNDSMEEMEALIRWVLENLGPDTPMHFTRFHPDYKMREVRPTETRTLEKIYERAKDLGIHYPYLGNVFNHPYESTYCPACGNLVIERSGFGVRMRGLKDHTCTECGGRIAYVSKID
- the pyrH gene encoding UMP kinase, encoding MKKIVISLGGSVLVPSLESNNISRYVSVLKRIAERCQIFIVVGGGGEARRYIRVARDLSAGEAAADELGIMVTRLNARLLLAGLGDAAYPRVAENYTEAREFAETKKIVVMGGITPAQTTDAVSAVLAESVGADLLINATSVDGIYSADPKKDASAVRYEHLTPQDLLDIITRGRMDAGANTVLDIVAGKVVERSGIPLLVLDGRDPENLYRAIVEGASVGTIVSRENSNPLLA